Within Thunnus thynnus chromosome 15, fThuThy2.1, whole genome shotgun sequence, the genomic segment CTAGGTgcctacccccccccccccccccccccccatccatctctctccctctgattGTCTGTGCATTTATTTGAGTCTGTACAATTtgcgaggtgtgtgtgtgaggtccGGGTCATTCAAACACTGCAGCAAGTCTATTGCTTTGATAAAAGGCATCACTtcacagaaaagagaaaaaaaaaaaaatcacaagctGCTTTGAGGAGTAGTGTGAAGCTTGAAAAAGCGAGATATACAAAGCAAATGTTTGTCACATTGCAAACAACAATACCATAGAGAGGCTttcagaacaacaacaaaaaaaacatgaacataccGGCTAAAATAAGAGAAAGGAAAGAGCACTACGTTTTCACAATCTCACCAGCTTTCTCAGTGTACCTTGCTGATGATGAATTATACTGTTGTTGGGCCTGCCAAGCTTCACTTGGCCTCCAAATCCCACTGGTTGGTCACAGTGGTGGGGTCTGACCCATATGTTATCTAGGCACATGCATATAttcatatgtgcatgtgtacagtatgtgtacaggtatactgtatgtgctgtatatGTGCATgattgtgtgttagtgtataTGCATGCCATCATAAGAGGGTGGTGGGCTGTTGTACAAACATAATGTTCATTTCCGCATGTAAATAACAATACAGTCCTATCAGCTATTTCCCCAACCCACCATAGCACCAAGACGTCACTGTTTTAACATACAGTCTCCTCTTTTCAGGgagttgttaaaaaaaaacaaacaaatcagttgAAATCATTGTATGTGGTATGAGTGAGGCAACATGGCTGAgattaaacacttaaaaactgATACTGGTTGTTGAGTAGAAGCTGCTAACATACAACATGAGTCAGAGTGCTGACTCGCGGCATGCACTACCTAACATAACCAGTCAAGTCTTGATATCGCTATGAAAGCCCAGCAGGGACTCAATTAGGAGGGCATCATTCACTTGGATTTGGCACAGCATGTGGcattgttacacacacacaaaaaaaaaaaacaaaaaaaaaaaacgagtaCTATATGATTGTCTTTTCCTGACATCAGTGTCATTATGTGCTTTAGTTAGTCCTGACCAGTCTCTGGCAATGATGAACAGGCTCATTTTAATGCTACTGCTGCGTTCCTTTCGCTAGCGGCAGTCTGAATCACCAGCAGGTAGGTTGCAATTACAAccgttttgtgttttcatggtcCAGTTTGTAAAAATAAAGGCAATAAACATGGACACTTGTAAGATTTTCTTCACCCACAACACAGATGATGCAGCTATGAAAGCATATTAGGGCTAGGGAAGAAGAGAAACTGTACAATTCTTCTGCCAATCATAGTAGTTgattataaataatgttttcatgATATAAAAAGGCCCAAACAGTCATAATGGGTTGCAGGACCTCTAAAATCATCTTGAGTCAAAGTGAATAGCAATGTATTTGTGATTAAATAACCAGATTTTAGAATGGAGTTTGGTGTTAGGTTCTCTACATACAAGGCAAAGCAATGTGGTTTCAGATTCAGATTGTGTGgtttcagattcagatttttcctttgtgtttatttggcAGATTCAttttgtccaaagtgacttATAACAACGTACATTTccaaaaatttgatttttttattcaatataTCCCTGCTTCTCATTTTGTGGATAAAATGGgtaatttcttttcttctgaaatGGCCCTAATATGCTGCCATAGCACAACAGCTAATGTTGTCCATGATATTTAGCAATGTTTGCAAGCAAGTTACCATAGCAACATGTTAACCACTTACTACAAAGGTTAGATTTATGCTCAGACTTTACTGAAAGTAGAAACTAGGTGTGTTATGAGGATTAAAAACAGGTTGAACAGTATCGTCGTGTACTGTTAAGTGTCTGCTGCCATGTGGATGCGatgtcaaactaaaaaaaatctgaaaagttCATTTAGCAAAATCTTGCTCAGGTTTCTTATTTGGAATTCTCTCGAGTTGCTCTTCAGTTgcaaaatttcagtttttaacGACATCTCTGGAACGCAGCATTATGACTAAATGTTGTGATGTGTGGCTACCCAGAGACGTACAAAGGCTTGTGAGTTGTCGTCTATTAGAGTGCGTGTTGCTGTCTCAGGTCACAGTATGATGGTGAGGCAGCTGAACAGCTCAGAGACTCACCAGATGGATGACTGACTATATGACAGTTAATATATTAACCAACAAATGGGACAATAAAGTCGAGCAGGTCGGGGAAAGGCTAACGGATCGCtaataatgtcttttctttttatgagTAAGGTGAGCAGCCATTTtgagtttttcaaaataaatgaaggaaaaatacatttgcatggTTTCTAATGAATGAGCAGGTGTCGATAAGATCACCATTATGCCAACTGTACAATcatcaacacaaaaaataaccGATAGTAAAATCCGAGGTGAGAGGTTAtatccacaacaacaacaacaacaaaataaacccaaaaaaaagagaacaaattGCTATTCACATGTACCCGCACTGTAAGGAATGGTTCCATCCAAAACTAGACCAGAGAGCTACTCCTAAACTATGGAATGAAGTGACACTCAGTAGTGCTAATGGAAAGTTCATTGTGACGGGCCTTCTGCTGGTTCCACCCCTGAGACCACCAGGGTGCCCAGGTGCTGACgtatgcacacacgcacacatacacacacatacatgcacacacacacacacacacacacacaaacaaaatccatTGGTCAGTCCTCGAAGACCtccaggaagagaggagggaataGCTCAGTGGGACACTCCACTTTCATGTGAAGGAATCGGCTGGCGTGGCAGGCGCCAATCATCCGCAGGTCCGTCACCTTCATTAGCAGCTTGGGCCAGAAATGTGCCACTTTGTGTTTGCGGTAGTTGATGTAATGTTCAAAGGCCATCAGGAACTCCTCTTGGCAGCGTTCAATTCGCTCAATGCTACTCAGGCCTGGACGATCTGGTGAGACAAACATCAACCGAAACAATGGGATCAGACAGAGTCCTGCAGGGTTTTATGAAAATAATGTCTACTGAATCAAAGGCAAACTACAGTGTGGGTTTAATTTTCGTACTCTAGCTCGGACCATTGGTTGTGATAACATTGTAAAGTCAAGATTTCAGAACGTCGCTAAAATAGGTCCAATGGCGCGGCCATTCAATCAAagaggttgtaaacaaacaaacagcacagaaCAGAGGACACGTGGTTTGTACCTAATTGTGATACAAAATCATGTAGTAGTAAGTTAATTATAGCTCGATCACTCATCATCTCataatttaaaggacaggttcacaatttttcaagtctgtcataaagcaacagtcaggtgcctaaatgaacattgaaacaggcttttcttgccataataattcctcctgttcatactgaccattagaagatcccttcataatgcaaaaatgtatttaaaagtttatctgaagctaatatgaagcttccaGATGGGGCAAATCatgtagatatctttcagcgttacagtctttttagtgccaaagtccctctttttgttactatacttccaccacagctcaacagggaaacactgtccgaggaaacacaaagagggaatttgctgctaaaaagactgcaaatatggcagatatccacttgatatgactaacaaattttaaatgcagttttgcacaaaatgactgtgtggacacactgtggattttgtcccccatcacttacattgaaagcacatttgaaggggatcttttaatagccagtatgaacaggaggaatgattacagagaggaaaacctgtttcactgttcatatggacacctaaTTGCTGTtctaagacacacttgaaaaattgtgaacctgtccttttaatAGCTAGATAGAAAATTACTCAGGTTGAATCTGATGCcagttgttgtttatttgagtATGCATTAGTACATTCTCCTATTCCCTCAGATCAGAACATCTCATTTCATAACATTTTCtgacaaatatgtttttcttacttttataAGGAATGATAGCGAATCAACTTTCAGtccaaaaatattgatttcagtCACATTGATCAAACCCTGGTGTCTATTGTAAGTGTGTCAGAGGACAAGACAGATGGGCAGGTTAACCCCATGTCAAGCATGGCATATACAGCACACAGCAGAACAGTATTGATCTGGACTGAGATGCCCTGTGTTGCCCAGAAAAAATGGTGGTGGATCAAAAACCAAGCTAGCTGGACAAAGCTCCTcagaatgattacagtgattaattgattgaattGTAGTTTGATATGGATTtcatgtcaaaaaatagtgTCCACACAATCTGTGCAAGGCAGACCAAAGCAATAAAGAAATAACATTGCTTTCAAGACAGCAGGATGAgtgatttttgttatttatggaTGGACTCtgattgttttattcatttgtctTTACTGGTTTCAAGAAATCTGTACAACACTTTAATTAACTAATGGTTTACTGCTCTCTAAACAaatgatatttacatttttcaatacTCATGTGACTGTATAGTGTATCTTTTGGTCTATTCTACTACCTGTGGTGTTActtcataaaaagaaaattccACTTTCCATTTAAACAGTTCCAAAATACCACAAATCCATTTTGGTAAAGAGGGTTGCCATCTgtatattacttttattatattattactgcACAGTATAAATAATGGTTGGCAGTAATGCAAAGAATATGCAATTTCTAGTTTATGggctaaaataaatacaactacCATTATGGTCCTTTGATGGTGTTCAATCCACAAGCagtctagggctgcaactaataattattttcattattgattactctgtcgattattttcttgattaatcgattagttgtttgctctataaaatgtcagaaaatggtaaaacaTGTTGATCACTGTCCTTAAGACCAAGATTACGTCCtcaaatatcttattttgtcttgaccaacagtccacaacccaaagatattcagtttactgtcataaaggactaaaaaaacccagaaaatattcacatttgagaagttggaatgagagaatttggacatttgttttcttaaatAATGATGCATAGCAATTAATCgattggtgattaatttaatagttgacaactaaatgattaattgactgattgttgcagctctaaagcaATCCAGTTAAGGTGaatgttatatttaatattgaataatcataatcatagtGTCAAGGGGGGAAACTGCGCAaacctgttttttaaaaacagctaataCTGGGCCAATATTTCCTTACTTTATTCCTTCCGTGTCAGACGGAAACTCCCTAATAGGCTAACGCATGTTAGACAACAGGTGCTTACCGGATGAAAGCAGGATGACAGCCTGTAGAAGAGCCACCTCAGAGTCATCCAAGTTAAAGGAGGACAGTGACACGCCAAGGTCAAAGATGGCATCTGACACTACGCCCAGGCCTCCATTTTTAAGTTGACCGCGCGTAACCGCCATCTCCCCGTTGAGTGTGAGGGTCTCACTCTCTGGATCATAGCGAACAGCAGCTCGCAGTGACATGATCTCCATGCAACAGCCTTTCAACAGGATGATCTGGTCTTCACAAGGCAGCTGGTTATAAGGAGAAAGAGATATGCATCTTTATTCTAGTAATAAAGGAATATGGCTAATATTATGGACAGCCTTACTTTTTTGTCAAGTTAGAACTGAAAATTCAGACTTAAATACTATTGGAATTAGGgaatgataaaaaacaaaatccccttcaacattaaaatcatttttactcTGAAATGTAGCATAAAGAAGTTAGACTGAGCTAACTGTTTTACTAGCTAACTAGTCAGACTGCTAATTTAACACTGCTATTGGCATTAGCAACACATTAGCTtgagtgaaaatgttttattaatacAATAATGGTTAGATGACCTTATACTATGgttaataattttattatcGGTAAATTATGAAATAGTGTTTCCAGCCAAAAATGGTGCACCGTTTCTAGAAAATTGTCTGGACACTTAACCAAGTTGCATGTCATGTTGGAGGTAGAAGTAAtgaattacatatttttttctcttttacaaaTTTGAAATCTTCTTCCTTATTCTTTGGAATGACTACAgctaaaatcattttcattgctgaatttaaaatatagttcataaatgagctgcagcagaaagtGTTCACTTTTTCAGTTGAGACTTGCGAAAATAAATGAGAATTTGGTAACCCTTTATTTCATGGGTCTGTAAATTCTTAATAATTTCTGAAGAAGTTTCCTGAAAAGAATTACATAATTTGGCACTAATTATAGCTAAAGTAGAGTCAGTATTCATTGGTACACATCTAGTcaattaattacaattaaatgCTAAGCTAGCCAGAGTTAGAAGGCcagctgaacatgcaaaaatgtgcaaTTTGTCTGCAGGCAATTCATTCgcagaaatatatgaaaaatatagtgtCTAAcagtaaataatgataaatatttaCTTGCTTTAGAAGGTGCAGTTTTTTTGAGAAATCAACATCTACTTTAAAGCCAACACAGCCAATAAAACTAATGGTCTAAGAACTTTGACTCCATCGTCACTATAAATAATACCAAATTACATAGTCCTTTCAAGGATACTTTCAAGAAATTACTAATATTAGAAAAAACCTGTTGgagaacttttatttttattttcaaatgtcagcagtatttgagaatttaaaaaaaattaaacaatatatTGGCCAATATTCTTTTTTCCACTGAAATACTTACTATATACTGAGCGAGACATCTTACATATGAAAAATAAGCTTGTCAGTGCTATTTGGTGTAATGACACTGTTACCAACATATTTTGAACATTTGGAATTTCTTTGCTGAAATTTCTAGATATTTATTGGCTAATATTTATGTCAATGTTGATACATCTGTGATAAGCTCACTTCTGCTCTGTCAGGCTCTCCTGTAAATTTCTGTATTCTGTATGAAACTTTGATAAATAAGTGGCTGCACTTACCTCACAAAACATAGGCAGTTTTTTGGCAAAGTCCACCACTCGGGTTATGGCAGGGGTGATAATTTTTGTAAACTGACTGAAGGCTTCTATATCCACTTTGTTTCCATCGGGCGTATTGACCATGGACGCTTGACCAATATCCTCAGGCTGAAAAGACAAGTGGGGGAAGATCAGTGTCAAGATCAAAGGTAAGTTGAGATGTGTGAAGCATTCACAGTCTAACCGGAAAAACAAGGTGGGATAGGCAAATAAAAGCTGACTTAAGTGGTTCAATTTTGATTTAGTTGACAAGATTTTGACTGGACAATGTGATGTAAAGATGGAAATGGGGACGTTGCTATAAACATGTAACACAGATGTTTCTAATGCACTTAATTAAATGTGTTATGCACATAAATGACtgcaaattaatattttcatgacATATAAACTGTGTCCTCAACACTCAAtcattttcaataaatatttttatctgtGTCTTACCTTAGTTTCCTTCACCCCCGCTGCACTCTGGTCAGAAGTATAGAATAAATTACATGTTATTTCATTAAGAAGCATAGCTTCCTCGACCTGTTGGATAATCAACAGGAATTGTGAAGTTTCAATGAAGAACCCGTGTCAAGCcaactaaaaagaaaacaagttaaAACTGAGGACAGATGAAAGAGTGTACAGATAGAAAACAGGCGAGGACAGAAATCCAAGATGGGTATCTATGGTGAGATCCAGGCTCAGGACCACGACTTCAAATAAGTCCTGAGAAACACTCAAACGACTATTTCgaaatgtattattttccaGTGAAAATTTGACGACTATTTAAACAAAGCTCGATGGCTGTGATGGGAGACTTATAtgactttaaaataatttttttcaattaaaaaaaaaatcaatttatggaaaaaagtatgtttttgtgATGGGGTGAACACTgcttactcactcactcactacaATACAGTCACCATGAAACATGATGAAAGTAGTGAAATACATTCTTATATTTATGTAAAGCGACACATTTGTAAAATCTTCAGATATTCCCAGACTTACcctgaaaattaaacaaatttgATTTCCGCAGTCTTGAATACACCtacaaaaatgttaatattccACAAATTCCTCAATGATTGGGAATCTTAAGTAAAAATGATTCCCCGCTTACACATATCTGTTACTTAACCTCACCgcgtaaaaaatatataaacttaaTTTTTTTGGGCTTAATGAGTGTTTCTCCTGATCGTACCATAGACACCCAAAAACTGTAGAGACAGACTTGCAATCTGGACAAAGCAATTAGAgtttacagaaaagaaaacaaaattagtcaaaaaaaccaaaagcaaaacaaaaaaacaaaaacaaaggtgaattgtgaaatttaaagctacaaacagaaagacagaaaagagaaacagcacAAAATAGGAAGTTATTAGTATTAGCGATTAAGGATCATTGCTTTGtaagacataaaaaagacaagaataaGATGTTCCATTATAAATTAGTGCTGCTGCGTTGAGGAACACACTTTTCTCCATCGTCCAGCTAATTCTCCCCACTCTACAAGGagatacaaaaaaacacatggacATATTAACACAGGGAACAGTGGAACAGTGGttgtggtggaggtggagaagaCAGGGGCATGATGTGGAAGGGGCATGGGGAGGGGTGGTGGGGtagggttgggggggggggattggaTAAGGCAGGGTAAACAATACAATGAAGGCTGtggtgaggagagagggagggagggagggagggaagaagatGTCTCACCAGGAATTTCCGCTTCTGCTTCCAGTGGTTGCCCTGGGCGTTCGTGGCCATATGGGCCTCAGTAACCATACGGATGAGGTCCCACTCCTCTTGGGTGGGCTCCAGTCGGTCCCATGCCGTCTTCTGCAGTTCCTCCTTCCGACGGCGCTCCCGGTTCTCCTCGATTAGCTTCCGCTTGGCCAGCCTCTTGCTGTCGTCCAACACCACTTGGtgggggggagaggggggttaggagcagaggaggaaaaagggagACAATGagagtggagggaggaggaagaggaggcggGAAAGGCATCAAATGATGAATTGGTGATATACAATAGTTGAAAATACAGGGCAATGCTGCTTATTAGAACATGCAGAAATGAACTGGTCAAACATAGCATAATACTGTAAGTACATAGTACATGCATGAGAGTTATAATCAGGGCAATACAATGACTACAATATTCACAAGTAGCTCTTTGATTGAAGTTTAAATGTATGCATCTTTATTCTGCTGTTCAGTCACTTTGACCTGCATTACTTCTCTGTGTTGCCTCACTACCAGTTTACTGACAGAACTTCAGAAACATAATGCGATTACAGGAGGGATAAACACAGCTGTCACTCAACAAAGTTccattaaaagtcattaaacAACTCCGACAGCATACTCCACTTCTCCACTGTTTATTGGTTTGCACTAGGGCTGTATCTACTGATTTTTTTCATCAACGAATAATCTGGCAATAATTCCTCAATACATATTATTCactttgtttataaaatgtaagaaaattgtGACAAATGCTCATCGCAGTTTCACAGAATGTATGAGCTTGTGATGTATTCAAATTGCATGTTTTATCCTATTACCAGGTTGATGTTACACATTAAAGGAAACAAGCAAGACAAGAACCAGTCAAAGCAAAATCGAAAGAGCAGACAAAATATCAAGAAGCAGACAAAACATCAAGAAGCAGACAAAACATCAAgaagcagacaaaacaacatgaagcagacaaaacaacatgaagcagacaaaataacatgaagCAGGCAAAATAACATGAAGCAGGCAAAACATCATGAAGCAGGCAAAATAACATGAAGCAGACAAAACATCATGAAGCAGATAAAATAACATGAAGCAGGCAAAATAACATGAAGGAGACAAAACATCATGAAGCAGACAAAACATCATGAAGcagacaaaataacatgaagcagacaaaacaacatgaagcagacaaaacaacatgaagcagacaaaataacatgaagcagacaaaataacatgaagGAGACAAAACATCATGAAGCAGACAAAACATCATGAAGcagacaaaataacatgaagcagacaaaacaacatgaagcagacaaaacaacatgaagcagacaaaataacatgaagcagacaaaacaacatgaagtagacaaaacaacatgaagtaGACAAAACATCATGAAGcagacaaaataacatgaagtagacaaaacaacatgaagcagacaaaacaacatgaagca encodes:
- the thrb gene encoding thyroid hormone receptor beta isoform X1; its protein translation is MSEPAENCSPHWKDEAIQNGYIPSYLDKDELCVVCGDKATGYHYRCITCEGCKGFFRRTIQKNLNPTYACKYEGKCIIDKVTRNQCQECRFKKCIAVGMATDLVLDDSKRLAKRKLIEENRERRRKEELQKTAWDRLEPTQEEWDLIRMVTEAHMATNAQGNHWKQKRKFLVEEAMLLNEITCNLFYTSDQSAAGVKETKPEDIGQASMVNTPDGNKVDIEAFSQFTKIITPAITRVVDFAKKLPMFCELPCEDQIILLKGCCMEIMSLRAAVRYDPESETLTLNGEMAVTRGQLKNGGLGVVSDAIFDLGVSLSSFNLDDSEVALLQAVILLSSDRPGLSSIERIERCQEEFLMAFEHYINYRKHKVAHFWPKLLMKVTDLRMIGACHASRFLHMKVECPTELFPPLFLEVFED
- the thrb gene encoding thyroid hormone receptor beta isoform X2, yielding MSGYIPSYLDKDELCVVCGDKATGYHYRCITCEGCKGFFRRTIQKNLNPTYACKYEGKCIIDKVTRNQCQECRFKKCIAVGMATDLVLDDSKRLAKRKLIEENRERRRKEELQKTAWDRLEPTQEEWDLIRMVTEAHMATNAQGNHWKQKRKFLVEEAMLLNEITCNLFYTSDQSAAGVKETKPEDIGQASMVNTPDGNKVDIEAFSQFTKIITPAITRVVDFAKKLPMFCELPCEDQIILLKGCCMEIMSLRAAVRYDPESETLTLNGEMAVTRGQLKNGGLGVVSDAIFDLGVSLSSFNLDDSEVALLQAVILLSSDRPGLSSIERIERCQEEFLMAFEHYINYRKHKVAHFWPKLLMKVTDLRMIGACHASRFLHMKVECPTELFPPLFLEVFED
- the thrb gene encoding thyroid hormone receptor beta isoform X3 — translated: MSEPAENCSPHWKDEAIQNGYIPSYLDKDELCVVCGDKATGYHYRCITCEGCKGFFRRTIQKNLNPTYACKYEGKCIIDKVTRNQCQECRFKKCIAVGMATDLVLDDSKRLAKRKLIEENRERRRKEELQKTAWDRLEPTQEEWDLIRMVTEAHMATNAQGNHWKQKRKFLSAAGVKETKPEDIGQASMVNTPDGNKVDIEAFSQFTKIITPAITRVVDFAKKLPMFCELPCEDQIILLKGCCMEIMSLRAAVRYDPESETLTLNGEMAVTRGQLKNGGLGVVSDAIFDLGVSLSSFNLDDSEVALLQAVILLSSDRPGLSSIERIERCQEEFLMAFEHYINYRKHKVAHFWPKLLMKVTDLRMIGACHASRFLHMKVECPTELFPPLFLEVFED